In a genomic window of Mycosarcoma maydis chromosome 5, whole genome shotgun sequence:
- a CDS encoding uncharacterized protein (related to Protein transport protein Sec24C), whose translation MNPQQPNQGPGGPYPGQPVPPRPGPPPGAPQQGRFPPQPQQQPPSLQQRPPQQQALQQNARPALNPAMPARPQQPGMPHARPSQPPSTSIAGVRPPSGRPFPQQPGLQAPGFSSGAPQQHAPQMQGRLSPRPIAQPGTMAGVESQMAGVQLQDRQPSPAPAALSSDAGPTKTKRSARAYHTDAQPVAAPGWNDAPHQPNPSPAPWQQAAAARVAQQDHQFNQPNNDNAALDQMPGQRNVVSPAQAAHNRAMMAQNAARPNMPANPQSNIPGMQAALDGSGSIAQPPHQAGQRFAGPRSKIDPDQIPSPVEMQDADQEFFDKEWFATCGRGGMPLSTTSFAAVDQGNCSPKHLRLTTYSIPATDELATTSQLPLAVLMQPFAQLRSDETPIPVATFGESGPPRCKRCRAYINAWCVFVEGGQKWTCNLCGTATEVAADYFCNLDMSGRRVDFDHRPELSHGSIDFAVPKEYWAIQSTPPASVLLPVAPASTRTETAKLDPKQESKDYEGTTLGLSGQGAQAARSATKAASEALNGLQLGKGRTTVRAPRPLTYFFAIDVSYSAVRSGALASSVEAIRETLYGPKASSADAGSNGAPDANPATGPGFGLVEGARVAILTFDRALHFYNLSAELDQAQMLVVGDIDEPFVPISDGLLADVWESRHLIEGLLENLPSMFGENMVGDAALGAAVRGAQAALSTIGGQVNIFLSTIPTVGPGALKHREDTKLYGTDKEKNLFIPQDGFYRGVAEECVDAGIGINVFFFPSQYIDVATIGVLPGSTGGEVFFHPRFDPVRDGIKLQIEVRRTVLRETAYNVTMRLRCSNGLRVADHFGNFFQHNATDLELGTMDADKCVAALVKHDSKLDEKHEAHFQCAVLYTTAEGERRVRCHNIAVPVTSLLGNVFRYADMDSTVAYYSKEVVSLAHVKPLKDVRHYLTDKCVKILLAYRRNCASSTSPGQLILPESFKLFPLYALAINKTKCVKGGNVTSDVRAFYMRFFRAQGVSAIMSMLYPRMIALHTMSDADGSPIQIQQPDGTTVDGMRIKTPALMRPSYLRMEGHGAYLLENGEMCILWLGANVNPRLLEDLYGVNSLEEIDARMTRLPKLPTKLSQQVRAIVQSFALQRNKPELPVLIARQNRDGTEVELANSLVEDQNNDAMSYVDYLCHVHRIISSDMTSGKEESSSWFST comes from the coding sequence ATGAAcccgcagcagccaaatcAAGGCCCTGGTGGCCCATACCCAGGTCAGCCTGTACCTCCACGTCCCGGACCTCCTCCTGGCGCTCCGCAGCAGGGACGCTTTCCTCCTcaaccgcagcagcagccaccgTCTCTACAACAGCGTCCACCTCAACAGCAGGCATTGCAACAAAATGCTCGACCAGCGCTTAACCCAGCCAtgccagctcgtccacAACAGCCAGGCATGCCCCATGCTAGGCCATCACAACCTCCTTCCACTAGCATTGCCGGCGTCCGGCCACCTTCCGGTCGCCCTTTTCCGCAGCAACCAGGCTTGCAGGCGCCCGGATTTTCTTCAGGAGCGCCGCAGCAACATGCACCTCAAATGCAAGGCAGACTCAGTCCGCGTCCCATTGCACAGCCTGGAACCATGGCTGGAGTAGAATCTCAGATGGCTGGTGTGCAGCTCCAGGATCGTCAACCTAGCCCCGCGCCCGCCGCTTTGTCGTCCGATGCTGGTCCCACCAAAACAAAACGCAGTGCGCGTGCCTACCACACCGACGCTCAACCCGTCGCTGCTCCTGGCTGGAATGACGCACCCCACCAGCCCAATCCATCACCTGCTCCGTGgcagcaagctgcagccgcaAGGGTAGCCCAGCAAGACCACCAATTCAACCAGCCCAACAACGACAAcgctgctctcgaccaAATGCCCGGTCAACGAAACGTCGTCTCTCCCGCCCAAGCTGCCCACAACCGTGCCATGATGGCTCAAAATGCAGCGCGGCCCAACATGCCCGCTAACCCGCAAAGCAACATTCCCGGCATGCAAGCAGCGTTGGACGGTAGCGGTTCCATCGCCCAACCACCTCATCAGGCCGGACAGCGATTCGCAGGACCTCGCAGCAAAATTGACCCGGACCAGATCCCCAGTCCCGTCGAAATGCAGGACGCTGACCAGGAATTCTTCGACAAGGAGTGGTTTGCTACGTGCGGACGAGGGGGCATGCCGCTCAGCACTACCAGCTTTGCCGCCGTCGACCAAGGCAATTGCTCTCCTAAGCATCTGCGCCTCACCACCTATAGCATACCCGCCACTGATGAGCTCGCCACCACGTCACAGTTACCACTGGCGGTGCTGATGCAACCCTTTGCGCAGCTTCGCTCAGACGAAACCCCCATACCTGTCGCCACCTTTGGCGAGAGTGGGCCCCCACGTTGCAAGCGCTGCCGAGCCTACATTAACGCCTGGTGCGTCTTTGTCGAGGGCGGTCAGAAATGGACCTGCAATCTTTGCGGCACTGCCACCGAGGTCGCAGCCGACTACTTCTGCAACCTTGACATGAGCGGCCGACGCGTCGATTTCGACCACCGTCCGGAACTCTCGCATGgctcgatcgactttgCTGTTCCAAAGGAATACTGGGCCATCCAGTCGACACCGCCTGCCTCGGTGTTGCTCCCCGTTGCACCTGCCAGTACCCGCACCGAGACTGCCAAGCTGGATCCAAAGCAAGAATCAAAGGATTATGAGGGCACAACGCTCGGCCTTAGCGGTCAAGGTGCACAGGCCGCCAGAAGCGCTACCAAAGCCGCCAGCGAAGCGCTCAACGGCctgcagctcggcaaggGCCGCACCACTGTTCGTGCCCCACGCCCTCTCACCTACTTTTTCGCCATCGATGTCAGCTACAGCGCCGTGCGATCCGGTGCCCTTGCCAGCTCTGTCGAAGCCATTCGGGAGACGCTTTACGGTCCAAAGGCCAGCTCTGCGGATGCAGGAAGCAACGGAGCACCCGACGCCAATCCCGCTACTGGCCCTGGCTTTGGTTTGGTGGAAGGTGCACGCGTGGCCATCCTCACCTTTGACCGTGCACTCCACTTTTATAACCTCTcggccgagctcgaccagGCTCAGATGCTCGTGGTCGGTGATATTGACGAGCCCTTTGTTCCTATCAGCGATGGCCTGTTGGCTGATGTCTGGGAGTCGCGCCATCTCATCGAGGGCTTACTCGAGAATCTGCCCAGCATGTTTGGAGAGAACATGGTTGGCGACGCTGCGCTCGGTGCGGCGGTGCGTGGCGCCCAAGCAGCGCTCTCTACCATTGGCGGCCAGGTCAACATCTTCCTCTCCACAATTCCTACGGTGGGACCTGGTGCGCTTAAGCATCGTGAAGACACCAAGCTGTATGGCACTGACAAGGAGAAGAACCTGTTCATCCCTCAGGACGGCTTCTATCGAGGAGTCGCCGAAGAGTGCGTCGACGCAGGTATCGGTATCAACGTCTTCTTTTTCCCTTCGCAGTACATTGATGTGGCGACCATCGGCGTTCTCCCGGGATCCACCGGTGGCGAGGTGTTTTTCCATCCCCGCTTCGACCCTGTCCGCGACGGCATCAAGCTGCAAATCGAGGTCCGACGCACCGTGCTGCGCGAGACGGCATATAATGTCACGATGCGCCTCCGATGCTCCAATGGTTTGCGTGTCGCCGACCACTTTGGCAACTTTTTCCAGCACAACGCCACCGATCTCGAACTTGGCACTATGGATGCCGACAAATGCGTCGCCGCGCTCGTCAAACACgacagcaagctcgacgagaagcacgaagctcACTTCCAGTGCGCGGTCCTCTACACTACCGCCGAAGGTGAACGACGTGTTCGATGCCACAACATTGCCGTACCCGTCAcgtcgcttcttggcaaCGTCTTCCGCTATGCTGATATGGACAGTACCGTCGCCTACTACAGCAAGGAAGTCGTCTCGTTGGCGCATGTCAAGCCGCTCAAAGACGTGCGCCATTATCTCACTGATAAATGTGTGAAGATTTTGCTTGCCTATCGTCGAAATTGCGCATCCTCCACCAGCCCAGGTCAGCTCATCTTGCCAGAAAGCTTCAAGCTGTTCCCCTTATACGCTCTTGCGATCAACAAGACGAAGTGCGTCAAGGGTGGCAACGTGACATCGGACGTGCGCGCTTTCTACATGCGCTTCTTTCGCGCGCAGGGTGTATCGGCgatcatgtcgatgctCTACCCACGCATGATCGCGCTGCATACCATGTCGGATGCTGATGGATCGCCGATTCAGATTCAACAGCCCGATGGTACTACAGTCGACGGCATGCGCATCAAGACACCAGCATTGATGCGGCCTTCTTATCTGCGTATGGAGGGTCACGGAGCCTATTTGCTTGAAAATGGCGAAATGTGCATCCTCTGGCTGGGAGCCAACGTCAACCCACGCCTACTGGAAGATCTGTACGGCGTCAATTCTCTGGAAGAGATTGATGCACGCATGACCCGCTTGCCAAAGTTGCCAACGAAGTTGTCTCAACAGGTGCGGGCCATTGTGCAATCGTTTGCGTTGCAGAGGAACAAGCCTGAGTTGCCGGTGCTCATCGCAAGACAAAACAGGGACGGAACCGAGGTGGAGTTGGCGAACAGCTTGGTGGAAGATCAGAACAATGACGCGATGAGCTACGTCGATTATTTGTGTCATGTGCACAGGATTATCAGCTCGGACATGACAAGTGGAAAGGAGGAGTCGAGTTCTTGGTTCTCAACGTGA
- a CDS encoding a1-specific pheromone (mating factor a1) has product MLSIFAQTTQTSASEPQQSPTAPQGRDNGSPIGYSSCVVA; this is encoded by the coding sequence ATGCTTTCGATCTTCGCTCAGACCACCCAGACCTCCGCCTCGGAGCCTCAGCAGTCGCCCACTGCCCCGCAGGGTCGTGACAACGGTTCTCCCATCGGCTACTCCAGCTGTGTTGTTGCCTAG